In Oncorhynchus kisutch isolate 150728-3 linkage group LG11, Okis_V2, whole genome shotgun sequence, the genomic stretch ATGATCTAAAGCGATTTTGCTGATACACGAAACAACGTAAACGCGATTGAAATTGACCCACGAAGCAACCCAGATGCAACTCTGTTGCCAGCAACAACATTTGCTGTACAGGTTTCTTCGTGTGACATCGGCTTTATCTTCAGACAACATTTAGTTAACAGAGAATGAATAGCAGCCTTTTAGACCAATAAGATTATATCTCTACACATGAGAAACATTACAACTTCCTGTATTCCGAGGCCAACAAAGTGAAAGTGACGTGGAAGAAACGTGTAGAGAAAAATCGTCGCAGTCAATTGACTGTTGTACCTGTGTGACCAGGCTGAAATGACAGTGCTCTGTGTTGGTGTCTCGTTACACATGTGGCTGAGTAGACTATATAAGCAGCGCAATGCAAACCAGTCGTATAAATCAGTGTGTGCTGCTGTCTACCCCTGCAGAATTGTTTGAGGAGCGAGATAGGCTGCTGCAGATTTCATTCCTTTCGAATTATTTGAAAAagcaaaacatatatatttttagcaATAATGGGTGTTATGGTTTCGCAACTCTTCTCTCGTTTCTTCGAGAAAAAACAGATGAGAATTCTGATGGGTAAGACTTATTTCCAATATTGTTAATGTCATTGTGTTATTATTACAATGTTGCAATGTATTTGTTACAATGTGTTATAACATTTACTTTTTTGATTGATTTGACATAGGCTTATTATTATATGATTATTATTCATATTACTTAGGTTTTAAAATGATCCATATTGTTCCTACAGTTGGGTTAGATGCTGCAGGGAAGACCACAGTCCTGTACAAACTAAAACTTGGAGAAGTTGTCACCACTATCCCCACTATTGGTAAGCATTGATTGATATATAGGCTATATCCACTGATTGACAACTTTTGCTTCTTATATGTATATGACCCAGCGCTGCTAGACAGAGCATAGCTGAATGTCCTTTGTGCTGATCACCATAGGGTTCAATGTGGAGACGGTTGAGTACAAGAACATCAGCTTCACGGTGTGGGATGTAGGTGGTCAGCACGTCATCAGACCTCTGTGGAAGCATTACTACCAGAACACACAGGTAGTACTAACCCTAATAGTCTCAACTAACCTGAACATCCACAAATAACCCTAACAGCTTCAACTAACCCTAACAGTCTCAGCTAAGCCTAACCCTAATAAACCTAAACTAACAGTctcaactaaccctaaccctaacagccTCACCTAACCTCAACAGCCTCagctaagcctaaccctaacaacCTCAGCTAACCTTAACAGCCTCAACTAAGCCTAACCCTAAGAAACCTAAACTAACAGCCTCAACTAACCCTAACAGCCTCGCTTAAACACTCAGGTATCCTAACCCTAATAGCCTTAACTATGGGATCGTTTCaaatccagtcaattcagaaaatgatctcaaattccaattccaattttCCTCATTCCTTAAAAGCATGTGTCTGTGTTCCAATATCTTCATCCAGGGTCTTATATTTGTGGTAGACAGCAACGATCCTGAGAGGATAAATGATGCTACAGAGGAACTACAGAACATGGTGAGTTATCTGTCCTTCCATTAATATTTCCACACTTTCCTATAGCAAGTCTTAAGTTTGCTCTTGGCCACCGGAGAGGAGCGTAGTAACAGTATAATGGGATCTTTCTGATTCCCTACGAGGAATGTAATAATACAGTAATATGACTGTTCTAATAGAGATAGGAGAGAGTGTTTACCTGTTTAATGTGACTGTTCTGATTCCCTGTGTTCTGTGTTATTGATCCTCCACACACGATGCAACATTACAGAGAAAAGTGTAATAACTCAGTCAGTACTGTGGCTGTTCTGATTCCCTGTGTTCTTTGCTGTTGACCCACAGCTTGAAGAGGACCAGTTGAGAGATGTAGTTCTGCTGGTGTTCGCCAACAAACAGGACCTTCCCAACGCCATGTCTGTCAGTGACATCACAAATAAACTGGGACTGAGGAAACTTCAAATGAATACTCCTGTAAGTATGACTATCTAGAGTCTCTAAGGTTTTGCGAGCCAATTCTAACtcgcgttagcgcaatgactggaagtctatggtatacactagcatgctagctgttaccatgctagcagttaccatagacttccagtcattgagctAACACGAGTTAGCAATCGCGCTAATGCTAACGAGCAACTTTCTTAAaactgactctggggaagtagataaagggcgtCATTCCCAAAATCCCAATGTATCCTTTTAAATGTCAAACACTACAACGTGCCTCGGATTGAATCACTGCCAAGATTTGCTAAATAATGCACTCTGATTGTTTGTCATCTCAGTGGTTTGTCCAGGCTACCTGTTAATGACTGACTGTTTTAATGACTGActgtttttcctctctcctcagtgGTTTGTCCAGGCTACCTGTGCAACCCAGGGTTCAGGTCTGTTGGAAGGACTGGACTGGTTGGCTGACCAGCTTTCCAAGCGCTAACTTAGTTGAGTTGGCTCCGGAGTGAAGTTACCCCTAGGTACAGGTCTAGGAACAGCTTCCCCTCCCCcgatcataaccttaaccattagtggggaaactgacccaagatcagtgtctaggagCAAATTCACGCTATAACAACTGCGCTCAGCCCTTCTTAAGAATGACCAGGACAACGTTTACTCAAGGACAACCATACAATCAGAACAAAACTTAGAAGTGCCTTTCTGAAAagtttccatttaaaaaatattttttctaaTGTATTGCACATATTGTAGCATGTAAAGTTATTAATGTTTTATATTAAAATAATTGTATCACTGATTGAATGTAAGCAGATTCTTTATCAAACCCCCTGTATTTATTTCCTGATTTCCAATTCCTCACTACCTCTAATAAAATGATGTGTTTAAATGTATCTGCAGTCGTTTTCTTTGTGGGTGTGGTCACTGTGCAGATGGAAGAGTAACAATTCAGAAACAACAAATACAAGACAATTGTTTCAGTAATTTCCCTCATCATCACTGCAGTGTAATGGAGACCAAGACTAAAACTCATCAGGGACATATTTGCGAACATTTTAACAATACAATATCGACATCTAAAGGTAGGACCTCACAATTGCATGGAGAATGTATGACAGCATCATCCCTTGATTAAATAAACAGTATGttatataaaaacatttaaactacagtatatagccttaACATGAAAGTATTGATTGTAAGAGTATACGGTTGTGAGCTCTTGGATGTTCAGATACTTCAATTTCAACAGCACTACACGATCCCAGTGTAGTatcgtcatactcaagaagactcgatgctgtaatcactgccaaaggtgcttcaacaaagtactgagtaaatggtctgagtaccttttttaaaaacgtttgctaaattaaaaaaatatacaaatgttTTCTTTGTCATTGTATTATAAGGAATTACATTATATCATATTATCTCAACCTTCTAAGTGTTACAGATCGACTTTGATTATTTATTGGAAGTTTGTTTTATCCATGTTTTAAAGTCTGTCAGTTTAATAGACCTAGGCAAAGGTCAACTCCCTTATCTGCTCAGAGAATAGACTAGAAGTGACACAAATGTTTATAAAAAGGTGAGTTTgtgtatgttttgtttttctgtATAAATTATTCGTAAAACTACTTCGAAACTTGAAAGATTACATGGTATTCTTGTCGCATTTGACACTGTGTTTTTCCCCGCGAATCTACACATTTGGCCATGATTTATGCCATTTTGATAAGCGATTGGGTTAGAGTGATCAACAAACGTCATCGGGTTTAACGGTTGTTTCGCGCCGAACTGCGAATGTGGAGGCCGTCAAGTCAAAGGCACTTGTTCGACATAAAACAGTTTAAGACGAAAATAAAAACGTGTTAGCTTGTCACTTTTACGAGTTTGAAGTAATAGCATGTTctactacttaagacattggcaCAAATCTGGGctgtgcctttagatttcgagAAAGTATTTTTATGTGAATAAACAGGACACTAGGATCTAGATGGTTTGTCTTTATTTCATCACAGTTTCTTTCTCTGTTGATTTGCTTGAATAGAGAGCATTGTGAAATTCACACACTAACACAGGAGTAgacctctttctctctagagcCGATGTCACTCACACGAAGCAACCTGGAAGCAATTTCTGTTGCAGATGTAAGTAGCAAGTGTCATGATCTAAAGCGATTTTGCTGATACACGAAGCAATTCAAACGCGATTGAAATTGACCCACGAAGCAACCCAGATGCAACTCTGTTGCCAGCAACAACATTTGCTGTACAGGTTGCTTCGTGTGACATCGGCTTTATCTTCAGACAACATTTAGTTAACAGAGAATGAATAGCAGCCTTTTAGACCAATAAGATTATATCTCTACACATGAGAAACATTACAACTTCCTGTATTCCGAGGTCAACAAAGTGAAAGTGACGTGGATGAAACGTGTAGAGAGGAATCGTCGCAGTCGATTGACTGTTGTACCTGTGTGACCAGGCTGAAATGACAGTGCTCTGTGTTGGTGTCCCGTTACACATGTGGCTGAGTAGACTATATAAGCAGCGCAATGCAAACCATTCGTATAAATCAGTGTGTGCTGCTGTCTACCCCTGCAGAATTGTTTGAGGAGCGAGATAGGCTGCTGCAGATTTCATTCCTTTCGAATTATTTGAAAAagcaaaacatatatttttgtaGCAATAATGGGTGTTATGGTTTCGCAACTCTTCTCTCGTTTCTTCGAGAAAAAACAGATGAGAATTCTGATGGGTAAGACTTATTTCCAATATTGTTAATGTCATTGTGTTATTATTACAATGTTGCAATGTATTTGTTACAATGTGTTATAACACTTACTTTTTTGATTGATTTGACATAGGCTTATTATTATATGATTATTATTCATATTACTTAGGTTTTAAAATGATCCATATTGTTCCTACAGTTGGGTTAGATGCTGCAGGGAAGACCACAGTCCTGTACAAACTAAAACTTGGAGAAGTTGTCACCACTATCCCCACTATTGGTAAGCATTGATTGATATATAGGCTATATCCACTGATTGACAACTTTTGCTTCTTATATGTATTTGACCCAGCGCTGCTAGACAGAGCATAGCTGAATGTCCTTTGTGCTGATCACCATAGGGTTCAATGTGGAGACGGTTGAGTACAAGAACATCAGCTTCACGGTGTGGGATGTAGGTGGTCAGCACGTCATCAAACCTCTGTGGAAGCATTACTACCAGAACACACAGGTAGTACTAACCCTAATAGTCTCAACTAACCTGAACATCCCCAAATAACCCTAACAGCTTCAACTAACCCTAACAGTCTCAGCTAAGCCTAACCCTAATAAACCTAAACTAACAGTctcaactaaccctaaccctaacagccTCACCTAACCTCAACAGCCTCagctaagcctaaccctaacaacCTCAGCTAACCTTAACAGCCTCAACTAAGCCTAACCCTAAGAAACCTAAACTAACAGCCTCAACTAACCCTAACAGCCTCGCTTAAACACTCAGGTATCCTAACCCTAATAGCCTTAACTATGGGATCGTTTCaaatccagtcaattcagaaaatgatctcaaattccaattccaattttCCTCATTCCTTAAAAGCATGTGTCTGTGTTCCAATATCTTCATCCAGGGTCTTATATTTGTGGTAGACAGCAACGATCCTGAGAGGATAAATGATGCTACAGAGGAACTACAGAACATGGTGAGTTATCTGTCCTTCCATTAATATTTCCACACTTTCCTATAGCAACTCTTAAGTTTGCTCTTGGCCACCGGAGAGGAGCGTAGTAACAGTATAATGGGATCTTTCTGATTCCCTACGAGGAATGTAATAATACAGTAATATGACTGTTCTAATAGAGATAGGAGAGAGTGTTTACCTGTTTAATGTGACTGTTCTGATTCCCTGTGTTCTGTGTCATTGATCCTCCACACACGATGCAACATTACAGAGAAAAGTGTAATAACTCAGTCAGTACTGTGGCTGTTCTGATTCCCTGTGTTCTTTGCTGTTGACCCACAGCTTGAAGAGGACCAGTTGAGAGATGTAGTTCTGCTGGTGTTCGCCAACAAACAGGACCTTCCCAACGCCATGTCTGTCAGTGACATCACAAATAAACTGGGACTGAGGAAACTTCAAATGAATACTCCTGTAAGTATGACTATCTAGAGTCTCTAAGGTTTTGCGAGCCAATTCTAACtcgcgttagcgcaatgactggaagtctatggtatacACTAGCATGCTAGCTGTTACCATGCCAGCAGTTACCATAGACTTTTAGTCATTGCGCTAACAATAGTTAGTAATTGCGCTAATGCTAATGAGCAACATTTTTCAAATTGCATGCAtagacacagttgaagtcggaagtttacatacacttaggttggaatctttaaaactcattttcaaccactccacaaatttcttgttgacaaactatagttttggcaagtcggttaggacatctactttttgcatgacacaagtaatttgtccaacaattgtttacagacagattatttcacttataattcactgtatcacaattcctgtgggtcagaagttacatacactaagttgattgtgcctttaaattccagaaaatgatgtcatggctttagaagcttctgataggctaattgacatcatttgagtcaatgtatttcaaggcctaccttcaaactcagtgcctcttttcttgacatcatgggaaaatctaaagaaatcagccaagacctcagaaaaaaattgtataagtctggtttatccttgggcgcaatttccaaacgcctgaaggtaccatgttcatctgtacaaacaatagtacgcaagtataaacaccatgggaccacgcagccgtcataacgctcaggaacgagacgcgttctgtctcctagagatgaacgtactttggtgcgaaaagtgcaaatcaatcccagaacaacagcaaaggaccttgtgaagatgctggaggaagtaggtacaaatgtatctatatccacagtaaaaacgagtcctaaatcgacataacatgaaaggccgctcagcaaggaagccactgctccaaaaccgccataaaaaagccagactacagtttgcaactgcacatggggacaaagatcgtgctttttggagaaatgtcctcggctctgatgaaacaaaaatagaactgtttggtcataatgaccaatcgttatgtttggaggaaaaagagagaggcttgcaagccaaagaacaccatcccaacacacacggaaacaaacacccacaaaccaaaagtgaaacccaggctacctaagtatgattctcaatcagggacaacaattgacagctgcctctgattgagaaccatactaggccgaactcaaaaaccaacatagaaaaacaaacatagactgcccaccccaactcacgccctgaccatactaaaacaaagacaaaaacaaaggaactaaggtcagaacgtgacagcacctcacaaaatacatggcattaTGAAGaagaaaaatgatgtggatatattgaagcaacatctcaatcaatcaatcaaatgtatttatcaagCCCTCCTTACATcaacagatgtcacaaagtgctctacagaaacccagccttaaaccccaaacagcaagcaatgcagttgtagaagcacggtggctaggaaaaactccctagaaaggccagaaccaaggaagaaacctagagaggaaccaggctatgaggggtggccagtcctcttctggctgttccaggtggagattataacagaacatagccaagatgttcaaatgttcatagatgaccagcagggtcaaataataataatcacagtggttgtcgagggtgccaCAGGTCAGCACCTTAGgactaaatgtcagttggctt encodes the following:
- the LOC109899959 gene encoding ADP-ribosylation factor 4, with protein sequence MGVMVSQLFSRFFEKKQMRILMVGLDAAGKTTVLYKLKLGEVVTTIPTIGFNVETVEYKNISFTVWDVGGQHVIRPLWKHYYQNTQGLIFVVDSNDPERINDATEELQNMLEEDQLRDVVLLVFANKQDLPNAMSVSDITNKLGLRKLQMNTPWFVQATCATQGSGLLEGLDWLADQLSKR
- the LOC109899961 gene encoding ADP-ribosylation factor 4-like; amino-acid sequence: MGVMVSQLFSRFFEKKQMRILMVGLDAAGKTTVLYKLKLGEVVTTIPTIGFNVETVEYKNISFTVWDVGGQHVIKPLWKHYYQNTQGLIFVVDSNDPERINDATEELQNMLEEDQLRDVVLLVFANKQDLPNAMSVSDITNKLGLRKLQMNTPWFVQATCATQGSGLLEGLDWLADQLSKR